In a single window of the Antennarius striatus isolate MH-2024 chromosome 3, ASM4005453v1, whole genome shotgun sequence genome:
- the LOC137592580 gene encoding histone-lysine N-methyltransferase SETD1B-A-like — translation MMSGMDRDNRADTPPRWTSSKLMIDPVLAKGLYKVYRYDGWRFNIPVQDLPVGLLPVDSVRDPRVRRLWSRWNRTELLVAKFKVDDWYVGPVPPREVTFWGLNDNVGEAFLTSMCRPYGSTEQVEVFYHPHHKRHLGVARVVFDTARGARDAARELHQTSVMGNIIRVEVDPKGETRTQYLQLLLGGLHPPRSLPAGSSQLALQSLLHRLQGEAPQHQGDASQRRSDDPSPSIATPLSLDTAYSSIYQDTPHSSGLTPHCLGTPPTPCFSATPQSQDSCYSSLQATPVLQAEPPPHGVHRPSARELHPHKPPRHHQTSQSQPDSAHSSRQGAWPWAHETCSDHSCDQEVPGPPAGGRQDSISTPSIDPSTASPPPRDLAWRAESSLSGAPSGPQPQGQSLDSRIQSLLVSGQSSLRGEDDQPQDSPASPCPPLGDTRPACLIEDDEDETAQAVLVLTRQIQTQTPPADDFIHAERFPEPEAELSPPTATRQPDHTGVSSLQEEPANEDPHQSRNQPGALTPSPLPPPSFPPLGGAVHLLTSSTPPPIRPQAPPPATPFSFPIGRFPPAIPPVPPRLPNGTIPIPPPGWTPPTGWTPPLGWTPPPGRTPPPRWTTPPGWTPPPGHRVPIPPPPTFVQPPPAVPPPVPPPAHLYPPPVRPDERSPFPRPPWPAPPFNPLMPPPAPLPLGGDPHQVMVDRVLEAIRDQLKAAVRKDVARRVIEGTAFRVFEAWWDRQEQRAKVSPPGAPPVRRGPDGSVPFQEHVSPVRRSSVEKRSVPHKKPPLPSFRVKRKRAGDPALATEEEKGPRSPDEGSGRSWRVPPTGASLSDGLSLALDETQAQDRPASDRHRRRHARPQELDSDDEDAAPLVLCDGDAGDQSSDEEEGRPQDEGVVSPAAGDELRRFGESDSSSSVGGASSSPWDSSDSLDLSVSDSLEDSSYSDMEEGGEDQRRGRCTMTSSDEEVMEPPVTPTTPGGQLDLQDWLVLFPREELEETTSCQEDRLLDRLRFPSPPGPPVEPQLGVAVGGPGWVVDSEETPGSLRPVTPTGCLVDSDPDLLVRPASLAVEVEQPQTPGRGIMAELDSEDSADEDLSSSPLSAELVLGPSDPPVLSDQDRPTTPGREDQSGWPEFSSGRAPATPGRDSMSAGGQISPPPGPYPPTNPYALAPKTPGRDLILPHRHPGRRTTQRTLLWDSLGGSPVSGSSWSPSESSDSADGRGSWIVSGRRVKPLQGLENMLGLLDKENRSETRCLRRKQLRRRKMRWRQSWRSSRSPHRYRRRSVCEERRVLHRFWREGLDEEDGRILQFMYDRLQECDHGFRCIRNIRWTPHPLIKAPVEDQRSGLPHHRSGSARSEGFYRISQREKQTYVNHTKPAADLPTAAAQGTSAPAQQTTSLRSGSDFRSDQRRLRSSFSCDSDLVKFNQLKFRKKRIRFSRSLIHEWGLFALEPIAADEMVIEYVGQTVRQVVADMRERRYEEAGIGSSYLFRVDQDAIIDATKCGNLSRFINHSCSPNCYAKVITVESQKKIVIYSRQPIGVNEEITYDYKFPIEDTKIPCLCGAPACRGTLN, via the exons ATGATGAGTGGGATGGACCGGGACAACCGGGCCGACACGCCCCCCCGCTGGACCAGCTCCAAACTGATGATCGATCCGGTATTGGCTAAAGGGCTCTACAAGGTGTACCGGTACGACGGCTGGCGCTTCAACATCCCG GTGCAGGACTTACCGGTGGGGCTGCTTCCGGTGGATTCGGTCCGGGACCCTCGCGTCCGCCGCCTGTGGAGCCGCTGGAACAGGACCGAGCTGCTGGTGGCCAAATtcaag GTGGATGACTGGTACGTGGGCCCCGTCCCCCCCAGAGAGGTGACGTTCTGGGGGCTTAACGATAACGTGGGGGAGGCGTTCCTGACCTCCATGTGTCGTCCGTACGGGAGCACGGAGCAGGTGGAGGTGTtctaccacccccaccacaaGAGGCACCTGGGCGTGGCCAGGGTGGTGTTCGACACAGCGCGGGGGGCGCGGGACGCCGCCCGAGAGCTCCACCAGACGTCCGTGATGGGGAACATCATCCGCGTGGAGGTGGACCCCAAAG GTGAGACCAGGACCCAGTACCTGCAGCTGCTCCTCGGCGGTCTTCACCCCCCCCGGTCGTTACCGGCAGGCAGCAGCCAGTTGGCCCTCCAGAGCCTCCTCCACCGCCTGCAG GGCGAAGCCCCCCAGCACCAGGGCGACGCCTCCCAGCGCCGGAGTGACGACCCCAGCCCCTCCATTGCCACCCCCCTCTCCCTGGACACAGCCTACTCCAGTATTTACCAGGACACCCCCCACAGCTCTGGGCTCACCCCCCATTGTCTGGGGACACCCCCCACGCCCTGCTTCTCGGCGACCCCCCAGTCCCAGGACTCCTGCTACTCCAGCCTTCAGGCCACGCCCGTCCTCCAGGCGGAGCCCCCGCCTCACGGCGTCCACCGACCTTCAGCGCGGGAGCTCCACCCCCACAAACCCCCTCGGCACCACCAGACCAGTCAATCACAGCCTGACTCCGCCCACAGCAGCAGGCAGGGGGCGTGGCCGTGGGCCCATGAGACCTGCTCAGACCACTCCTGCGACCAGGAGGTCCCAGGCCCCCCAGCGGGTGGACGTCAGGACTCCATCAGCACCCCCAGCATTGATCCATCCAcagcgtcccccccccctcgtgACCTCGCATGGAGAGCCGAGTCGTCGTTATCTGGGGCCCCCAGCGGCCCCCAGCCTCAGGGACAGAGTCTGGACTCCCGCATCCAGAGTCTGCTGGTCAGCGGTCAGTCCTCACTGAGGGGGGAGGACGACCAGCCTCAGGACAGCCCAGCTtcaccctgcccccccctcGGTGACACCCGTCCAGCATGTCTTATTGAGGATGACGAGGATGAAACTGCCCAGGCGGTGCTGGTTCTGACGAGACAGATCCAGACCCAGACCCCCCCAGCAGACGACTTCATACACGCTGAAAGGTTTCCTGAACCAGAGGCAGAACTGTCCCCCCCCACAGCGACCCGTCAG CCGGACCACACAGGTGTTTCTTCTCTCCAGGAGGAACCAGCCAATGAGGATCCTCATCAGTCCAGAAACCAGCCTGGAGCTTTGACCCcttctcccctcccccctccatctTTCCCTCCTCTTGGTGGCGCTGTTCACCTCCTCACCTCCAGCACTCCTCCTCCAATCAGgcctcaagccccgcccccagccacGCCTTTCTCTTTCCCTATTGGTCGCTTTCCCCCAGCCATCCCACCAGTCCCACCTCGCCTTCCTAACGGCACCATCCCGATCCCGCCCCCAGGCTGGACCCCGCCTACGGGCTGGACCCCACCCCTAGGCTGGACCCCGCCCCCGGGCAGGACCCCGCCTCCGCGCTGGACCACGCCCCCGGGCTGGACCCCGCCCCCGGGCCATCGCGTCCCTATCCCTCCACCACCAACTTTTGTGCAACCCCCCCCAGCGGTGCCACCCCCTGTTCCCCCTCCTGCTCACCTGTACCCCCCACCTGTGCGACCGGATGAGAGGTCACCATTCCCCCGCCCCCCCTGGCCCGCCCCACCCTTTAACCCCCTGATGCCGCCTCCAGCCCCCCTGCCCCTGGGGGGTGACCCCCACCAGGTGATGGTGGACAGGGTCCTGGAGGCCATCCGGGACCAGCTGAAGGCCGCGGTGAGGAAGGACGTCGCCCGCCGGGTGATTGAGGGCACCGCCTTCAGGGTGTTCGAGGCGTGGTGGGACCGCCAGGAGCAGAGAGCCAAGGTAAGTCCTCCGGGTGCCCCCCCCGTCAGAAGGGGACCTGATGGATCCGTTCCGTTCCAGGAACACGTTTCCCCCGTGAGGAGATCCAGCGTGGAGAAACGGAGCGTTCCGCACAAGAAGCCCCCGCTGCCATCCTTCAGG GTGAAGAGGAAACGAGCCGGCGACCCCGCCCTCGCCACCGAGGAGGAGAAGGGTCCGCGTTCTCCTGATGAGGGTTCTGGGCGGTCCTGGCGGGTTCCTCCAACCGGAGCGTCTCTGTCAGACGGTCTCTCTTTGGCTTTAGATGAGACACAGGCGCAGGACAGACCCGCCTCCGACAGGCACCGGCGCAGACACGCAAGACCACAGGAGCTGGACAGCGATGATGAAGATGCTGCTCCTTTAGTTCTG TGTGACGGTGATGCTGGTGATCAGTCCTCTGATGAAGAAGAAGGTCGCCCACAGGATGAAGGTGTGGTCTCCCCTGCTGCTGGCGATGAGCTGCGGCGCTTCGGCG AGTCTGACAGCAGCTCCTCGGTGGGCGGGGCGTCTTCATCACCGTGGGATTCGTCGGACTCGTTGGACTTGTCGGTTTCAGACAGCTTGGAGGACTCATCCTACTCAGACATGGAGGAGGGCGGCGAGGACCAGAGGCGTGGCCGGTGCACAATGACGTCATCTGATGAAGAGGTGATGGAGCCCCCCGTCACCCCGACGACCCCCGGTGGTCAGCTGGACCTGCAGGACTGGTTGGTTCTGTTCCCCAGGGAAGAGCTAGAGgagaccacttcctgtcaggaggACAGACTCCTGGACCGTCTGCGCTTCCCGTCGCCCCCGGGACCTCCAG TGGAGCCCCAGCTGGGCGTGGCGGTTGGGGGCCCTGGATGGGTCGTGGACTCCGAGGAGACCCCCGGCAGCCTGAGGCCTGTCACGCCGACAGGCTGCCTGGTGGACAGTGATCCAGACCTGCTGGTCAGACCAGCGTCCCTGGCGGTGGAGGTGGAACAGCCCCAGACGCCGGGCAGGGGCATCATGGCTGAGCTGGACAGTGAGGACTCTGCTGATGAAGACCTGTCCTCGTCTCCTCTGAGCGCTGAGCTGGTTCTGGGTCCCTCTGACCCTCCGGTCTTGTCAGACCAGGATCGACCCACGACACCTGGTAGAGAGGACCAGAGCGGATGGCCTGAGTTCAGCTCCGGGAGAGCTCCAGCGACGCCAGGAAGAGATTCCATGTCAGCAGGAGGCCAGATCAGCCCACCCCCTGGTCCATACCCGCCCACCAACCCGTACGCGTTAGCCCCCAAGACTCCTGGACGAGACCTCATTCTGCCCCACAGACACCCGGGCAGAAGGACTACTCAGAGGACTCTGCTCTGGGACTCCCTGGGGGGTTCTCCTGTCTCTGGGTCGTCATGGAGCCCGTCTGAGTCTTCAGACTCTGCTGACGGTAGAGGTTCCTGGATTGTTTCAGGAAGGAGGGTGAAGCCCCTCCAGGGGCTGGAGAACATGCTGGGGCTCCTGGATAAGGAGAACAGGAGCGAGACACGCTGTCTGAGGAGAAAACAGCTGAGGCGGCGAAAAATGAGATGGAGGCAGTCTTGGAGGAGCTCCAGATCTCCTCATCGGTACCGGAGGAGGTCCGTTTgtgaggagaggagggtccTGCATCGGTTCTGGAGGGAAGGTCTGGATGAAGAGGATGGACGGATACTGCAGTTCATGTATGACCGGCTGCAAGAGTGTGACCATGGCTTCAGGTGCATCAGGAACATCCGGTGGACGCCCCACCCCC TGATCAAAGCCCCCGTTGAGGACCAGAGATCTGGACTGCCTCACCACCGGTCCGGTTCTGCTCGCAGTGAAGGTTTCTACCGAATCAgccagagagaaaaacagacataCGTGAACCACACGAAGCCGGCGGCTGATCTCCCAACCGCTGCTGCTCAG GGAACCAGCGCCCCCGCCCAGCAGACGACCTCGCTGCGCTCCGGGTCTGACTTCAGGTCTGACCAGCGCCGCCTGCGCTCCTCGTTCAGCTGCGACAGCGACCTGGTCAAGTTCAACCAGCTGAAG TTCCGGAAGAAGCGGATTCGTTTCAGCCGGAGTCTGATCCACGAGTGGGGGCTGTTCGCCCTGGAGCCAATAGCAGCAGACGAGATGGTAATCGAGTACGTGGGCCAGACCGTCAGACAG